In the genome of Myxococcales bacterium, one region contains:
- a CDS encoding serine/threonine protein kinase gives MSGERPSLVTREGDLLAGKYRLVRELGSGGMGAVYEAKHELIGRRFAVKFLHPELTKSEDMLARFRREAQAAGALENENIVAVTDFGFADDGAPYMVMEHLAGEDVRSVLTREGRLSVTRAVFLVIQACRGLSAAHARGIIHRDLKPENLFLTHRGDGGELLKILDFGIAKLRGSVTSGASTRAGVMMGTLFYMPPEQIRGAKDIDHRADIYAMGAILYELLSGQVPHPGEQVHVIIYHILHEAIAPLAALRQDVPSGLAEAISRALAHDPHERHASVDELARALIPFAGRHITPLESLRPAESVEPSEVSAPLVETITDSGVFGAGETALVSPASAAGLSSEASAAATERGVGNETQQALVAAGIRQSAMRPRRRWQTIGLVTSAFVAISAFVVFRATARNPGAPNAAPELSTTALDTSPAPPPQPAVQEAESGSPQAPDAGADEPENALVTPGAKGSRSGPLVAKGKAPDAAAPSPISPPPVTTAPVTKPGRPPPKFDRENPYR, from the coding sequence GTGAGCGGCGAGCGACCGAGCCTGGTCACTCGGGAGGGTGATTTGCTAGCCGGCAAATACCGGCTGGTTCGTGAGCTCGGTTCCGGCGGAATGGGTGCGGTCTACGAGGCCAAACACGAGCTGATCGGCCGGCGGTTCGCGGTGAAGTTTCTGCACCCGGAGTTGACCAAGAGCGAGGACATGCTCGCGCGCTTCCGGCGCGAAGCGCAGGCCGCTGGGGCGCTGGAGAACGAGAACATCGTTGCCGTCACGGACTTCGGTTTTGCGGACGACGGGGCACCGTACATGGTGATGGAGCACCTGGCCGGCGAGGACGTGCGGTCCGTCTTGACGCGCGAAGGGCGCCTCTCGGTCACGCGAGCCGTCTTTCTGGTGATCCAGGCGTGTCGAGGTCTCTCCGCGGCGCACGCCCGGGGGATCATCCATCGCGACCTCAAGCCCGAGAACCTGTTCCTGACGCACCGCGGGGACGGAGGCGAGTTGCTCAAGATCCTCGATTTTGGCATTGCGAAGCTACGCGGCAGTGTGACCAGCGGCGCGTCGACCCGGGCGGGGGTCATGATGGGCACGCTCTTCTACATGCCGCCTGAGCAGATCCGCGGTGCCAAGGACATCGACCATCGAGCTGACATCTACGCGATGGGCGCGATTCTGTACGAGCTCTTGTCGGGGCAAGTGCCTCACCCCGGCGAGCAGGTGCACGTCATCATCTACCACATCCTGCACGAGGCGATCGCTCCGCTCGCGGCGCTGAGACAGGATGTCCCCAGTGGACTTGCCGAGGCCATCAGCCGAGCGTTGGCCCACGATCCGCATGAGCGGCACGCGAGCGTCGATGAGCTTGCGCGCGCGCTCATCCCGTTCGCGGGCCGTCACATCACGCCTCTCGAATCGCTGCGGCCGGCGGAGAGTGTCGAGCCCTCCGAAGTGTCCGCCCCACTCGTCGAGACGATAACGGACTCGGGAGTCTTCGGCGCCGGCGAGACCGCGTTGGTCTCACCGGCCTCCGCTGCCGGACTGTCTTCGGAGGCGAGTGCAGCTGCGACGGAGCGCGGTGTGGGCAACGAAACCCAACAAGCTCTGGTTGCCGCGGGGATCCGCCAAAGCGCGATGCGCCCCCGGCGCCGCTGGCAGACCATTGGCCTCGTCACTTCTGCATTCGTCGCGATCTCGGCCTTCGTCGTATTTCGCGCGACCGCTCGGAATCCGGGCGCGCCGAACGCGGCGCCTGAACTGTCAACGACTGCGCTGGACACGTCGCCGGCGCCGCCCCCGCAACCCGCGGTCCAAGAAGCGGAGAGCGGCTCGCCCCAAGCTCCGGACGCCGGGGCAGATGAGCCGGAAAACGCGCTGGTCACGCCGGGCGCAAAGGGCAGCCGTTCGGGGCCGCTCGTTGCCAAGGGCAAGGCGCCAGATGCTGCCGCGCCCAGCCCAATCTCGCCACCGCCGGTGACGACCGCCCCCGTGACGAAGCCGGGCCGTCCGCCGCCCA